The Kribbella sp. NBC_00662 nucleotide sequence CCGGGTAGGCGTACGTGTGCCGCTTGCCGCTGCAGGAGTGCAGCGACGGGAACACCTCGACCGAGAAGCCGTCGAACGGCAGGTACTCACCGCCGCGGACCGGTGAGAGCAGGTCGTCCTGCGTCCGCATCGCGCGGAGCAGGTTGGCGTGCGTCTCGGTGCACAGCACGGTCGCCTGCGTCTTCTTCGCGACATACGGCACGTCGGTCATGTGGTCGTAATGCCCGTGATGAACCAGGATCGCGTCGGCCGTACCCAGGTGCTTGTCGATCACCTCGGGCTTGATCACGAGCTTGGTCTTCGGGTCCGCCCCCTCCGGCGTGAACGTCCCCGTCTTGAACCGGGTCAGCCACGGATCGGTCAGTACGACGCTCTGCCCGCACCTGAGTTGCCACGCGTGCGTCCCGAACCAGGTCAGCTCGACCGGCTCGCGCTTCGGCTGTGCCGTCGGGGTCGTCGCCGCCTCGCTCCGGCCTTCGAGCCCAACCACGCCGGCCGCCCCGACCGCCGCTGCGCCGACCGCGGCCGCGCCCGTCAACATCCCTCTCCGACTCACCTTCACGCTGTCTCCTCTCGTCGTGCCGGAGCTTCAGTCAAGGCCGGGCTGACACGGACTGTCGAATATGCTCTTGAGCATGGGCCGATTGTCTGGAGATATCACCGCAGGTCAGTCACGTCATGCTCACTGAAAGA carries:
- a CDS encoding MBL fold metallo-hydrolase, which produces MKVSRRGMLTGAAAVGAAAVGAAGVVGLEGRSEAATTPTAQPKREPVELTWFGTHAWQLRCGQSVVLTDPWLTRFKTGTFTPEGADPKTKLVIKPEVIDKHLGTADAILVHHGHYDHMTDVPYVAKKTQATVLCTETHANLLRAMRTQDDLLSPVRGGEYLPFDGFSVEVFPSLHSCSGKRHTYAYPGYRYDVPQRPRVIEDLVEGGTLAFVITIGGLRILSLSTANFDPNALRDLQVDVVFAAPGGEPGITDRLLQTIKPVRKVIATHWDDFDKPLDDPGIPWTDLAPLRRSVERTGAEFVVVDHLQKVTL